The proteins below come from a single Megalops cyprinoides isolate fMegCyp1 chromosome 5, fMegCyp1.pri, whole genome shotgun sequence genomic window:
- the rxfp3 gene encoding relaxin-3 receptor 1 produces MDVLNSSDAALSSETQEGQDEEIFGIFPVAAYNATFMFNKTNRSWAGLFNLLDLDKADFVGDGSAILRIIISVIYSVVCALGLIGNILVLHLMKSKQVWRKSSINLFVTSLAVTDFQFVLTLPFWAVENALDFTWLFGKAMCKIVSYVTAMNMYASVFFLTAMSVARYWSVASALKSKRRRHCCSAKWMSILIWVAAIIAALPHAVFSTTATVSGEELCLVKFPDNSGNAQFWLGLYHAQKVLLGFVIPLGIISVCYLLLLRFITTKNVNNSSAKRRSKVTKSVTIVVLSFFLCWLPNQALTAWGILIKLNVVHFSYEYYTTQAYIFPVSVCLAHSNSCLNPILYCLMRREFRKALKKLFWKITSPSVTNMRPFTATTKPEQDEQGNPLVQLSPAEPGLIFYPPGVVMYHGRNDLLPNST; encoded by the coding sequence ATGGATGTCTTGAACAGCAGCGATGCGGCTTTGAGTTCGGAAACGCAAGAGGGGCAAGATGAGGAGATATTTGGAATTTTTCCGGTTGCTGCTTACAATGCAACTTTCatgtttaacaaaacaaatcGTTCCTGGGCGGGTCTGTTCAACCTCCTGGATTTGGATAAAGCCGATTTTGTGGGAGATGGATCAGCTATCCTAAGAATAATCATATCTGTAATTTACTCAGTTGTTTGCGCTTTGGGGCTAATAGGAAACATCCTTGTCTTACACCTAATGAAGTCTAAACAAGTCTGGAGGAAATCCTCTATCAACTTATTTGTAACGAGCCTGGCCGTGACAGACTTCCAGTTCGTGCTGACCCTACCTTTTTGGGCTGTTGAGAACGCTTTGGATTTCACCTGGCTGTTCGGAAAAGCCATGTGCAAAATTGTCTCCTATGTGACAGCCATGAATATGTACGccagtgtgttttttctcaCTGCCATGAGCGTGGCGCGGTACTGGTCCGTCGCTTCCGCCCTTAAAAGTAAGAGGCGCCGTCACTGCTGCTCCGCTAAGTGGATGAGTATTCTCATTTGGGTCGCCGCTATTATCGCCGCACTGCCCCACGCAGTGTTCTCTAccacagccactgtgtctggAGAGGAGCTCTGCCTGGTTAAGTTTCCAGACAACAGTGGCAACGCGCAGTTTTGGCTTGGACTTTATCACGCGCAAAAAGTACTACTGGGTTTCGTCATCCCGCTTGGGATAATCTCGGTGTGCTACTTGCTCCTTTTACGCTTCATAACCACTAAAAATGTTAACAACTCTAGCGCAAAAAGACGGTCAAAGGTGACCAAATCCGTGACTATTGTCGTCCTTTCGTTTTTTCTGTGCTGGTTGCCTAACCAGGCTTTGACAGCTTGGGGAATTTTAATCAAACTCAATGTGGTCCACTTCAGTTATGAATACTACACCACTCAGGCATATATATTTCCGGTGTCAGTCTGTCTGGCGCATTCAAACAGCTGCTTAAACCCAATACTGTACTGTTTAATGAGAAGAGAGTTTAGAAAAGCTTTGAAAAAACTCTTCTGGAAAATCACCTCGCCTTCGGTCACAAACATGCGACCCTTCACGGCAACGACTAAACCAGAACAAGACGAGCAAGGAAACCCTCTTGTTCAGCTGAGCCCAGCTGAGCCTGGACTGATATTCTACCCTCCTGGTGTTGTCATGTATCACGGCAGAAACGATCTTCTCCCTAACAGCACGTAA